A single window of Deltaproteobacteria bacterium DNA harbors:
- a CDS encoding DUF362 domain-containing protein, protein MINLSITKGENRKENVRSALDLIAEDIEKRIGRRQVVIKPNFVSSSRQLASSHVDQMRGILDFLKGFHKGKIIVSEAASGDTRKAFKNFGYDRLIDEYDVQLIDLNHSPFRNVAIRDSEGRNFNVRVSDLLLDRNNYVISAAKLKAHDTVVVTLSIKNMAMGAVLYPDKMDVHQGIRRTNLNIAALAGLVWPDLSVIDGLDGMEGNGPVDGDPIHVGIAIAGTDPLAVDRVACEVMMVDFNKVGYLNHCVEMGLGEADLKKIDMAGVPISECACPFRLHGTVEKQYHWRN, encoded by the coding sequence ATGATAAACCTTTCCATTACAAAAGGTGAGAACCGAAAAGAGAATGTTAGAAGTGCCCTTGATCTTATTGCAGAGGATATCGAAAAAAGGATAGGCCGCAGGCAGGTTGTTATTAAGCCTAATTTTGTTTCTTCCTCTCGCCAGCTTGCTTCAAGTCATGTCGATCAGATGAGGGGGATACTTGATTTTCTGAAAGGTTTCCATAAAGGAAAAATTATTGTATCGGAGGCAGCCTCCGGTGATACAAGGAAGGCCTTTAAGAACTTCGGCTATGACAGGCTTATTGATGAATATGATGTTCAATTAATAGACCTGAATCACAGCCCTTTCAGGAATGTCGCTATCAGGGATTCAGAAGGACGCAATTTTAATGTGAGGGTTTCCGACCTTCTGCTTGACAGAAATAATTACGTCATTTCTGCCGCCAAACTAAAGGCCCACGATACTGTCGTTGTCACATTGTCCATTAAAAATATGGCGATGGGAGCGGTACTTTATCCGGACAAGATGGATGTTCATCAGGGGATAAGGCGTACCAACCTCAATATTGCAGCGCTTGCCGGGCTGGTATGGCCCGATCTTTCCGTTATAGACGGCCTGGATGGCATGGAAGGTAACGGTCCCGTTGATGGAGACCCCATTCATGTGGGGATAGCTATTGCAGGCACTGATCCTCTTGCCGTTGACAGAGTGGCCTGTGAGGTGATGATGGTCGATTTCAACAAGGTTGGCTATCTCAATCACTGTGTTGAAATGGGCCTCGGTGAAGCGGATTTAAAGAAAATAGATATGGCAGGTGTCCCTATCAGTGAGTGCGCCTGTCCTTTCAGGCTTCATGGAACTGTTGAAAAACAGTATCATTGGCGGAATTAA